In Erigeron canadensis isolate Cc75 chromosome 6, C_canadensis_v1, whole genome shotgun sequence, the following are encoded in one genomic region:
- the LOC122602703 gene encoding pentatricopeptide repeat-containing protein At5g61370, mitochondrial-like, producing MKCLKECWIVWVILFKDMKALWQPKWGNFGMLNSRCFLLSNYSTSSDVEKLCDVVSHGVGSLDDLEASLDKLKVSCCSSVVTQVLDFSKRDAPVRRLLRFFSWSEKHVDVRLEDKDYNHAIRVFAEKKDFLALDMLISNIGKENRVMESSTFSIVAESLVKLGRVDEALGVFKNLAKLRCPQDCTTVTAIVSALCSKGHVKRAEGVIYHHKDKISSANLKHLIYRNLLHGWSMQENVKESRRILKDMKGAGISPDLFCYNTFLKCLCKKNLKYNPSGLVPEALNVMIEMRTYAIAPTTVSYNILLSCLGRTRRVKESLQILDTMRKAGCSPDWVSYYLVARVLYLTGRFGKGKQMVDQMIEDGLVPERKFYYDLIGILCGVERVNYALELFDLMKKSSLGGYETVYDLLIPKLCSTGEFEKGRELYEEAIAMGLTLECSSDVLNPLITKVFKPTRKLEDKICALDTPKQKTVGKLKFVTNLKKGKKLFIAKKNGKEMMVLKKVRRKGARPSP from the coding sequence atgaaatgtcttaAAGAATGTTGGATTGTTTGGGTGATTTTATTCAAGGATATGAAGGCTTTGTGGCAACCCAAATGGGGGAATTTTGGCATGTTAAACTCGAGGTGTTTTTTATTATCTAACTATTCGACGTCAAGTGATGTTGAAAAGTTATGCGATGTTGTTTCTCATGGGGTTGGAAGTTTAGATGATTTAGAAGCAAGTCTTGACAAGCTCAAGGTTTCTTGCTGCTCGTCGGTTGTGACCCAAGTGCTTGATTTTAGTAAGAGAGATGCGCCGGTGAGACGGCTGCTTAGATTCTTTTCATGGTCAGAAAAACATGTTGATGTTAGGCTGGAGGATAAAGACTATAATCATGCTATTAGAGTGTTTGCTGAAAAGAAAGATTTTTTAGCATTAGATATGCTGATCTCGAATATTGGTAAAGAAAATAGGGTGATGGAGAGCTCGACATTTAGTATTGTAGCTGAGTCGTTGGTTAAACTAGGAAGAGTCGATGAAGCATTGGGTGTATTCAAGAACTTGGCTAAATTAAGGTGCCCGCAAGATTGTACAACCGTTACTGCCATAGTCTCTGCTTTATGCTCAAAAGGACATGTCAAAAGAGCAGAGGGGGTCATTTATCACCATAAAGATAAGATCTCTAGTGCGAACTTGAAACATCTCATTTACAGAAATCTACTTCACGGATGGTCTATGCAAGAGAATGTCAAAGAGTCGAGACGAATCTTAAAGGACATGAAAGGTGCAGGAATCAGTCCAGACCTATTCTGCTACAACACGTTTCTCAAATGTCTTTGCAAGAAAAACCTCAAGTATAATCCTTCTGGGCTTGTTCCTGAAGCATTGAACGTTATGATCGAGATGCGAACATATGCAATTGCACCAACTACtgtaagttataatatattgttatcTTGTCTTGGTAGAACTAGAAGAGTTAAAGAATCTCTCCAGATTCTCGACACAATGAGAAAAGCAGGGTGTTCTCCTGATTGGGTGAGTTATTATCTTGTTGCACGAGTTTTGTATCTAACTGGAAGATTTGGTAAAGGTAAGCAAATGGTTGATCAGATGATTGAAGACGGTTTAGTCCCTGAACGCAAGTTCTACTATGACTTAATTGGTATTCTTTGTGGGGTCGAGAGGGTTAATTACGCTCTTGAGCTATTTGACTTAATGAAGAAGAGCTCATTAGGTGGGTATGAAACAGTTTATGACCTGCTGATACCAAAGCTCTGCAGCACAGGTGAGTTTGAGAAAGGCAGAGAGCTTTATGAGGAGGCAATAGCCATGGGTCTCACCCTTGAGTGTTCTAGTGATGTGTTGAACCCTTTGATCACCAAGGTGTTTAAGCCAACAAGAAAATTGGAAGATAAAATCTGTGCTTTAGATACCCCGAAACAAAAAACTGTTGGAAAATTGAAGTTTGTCACCAATTTGAAAAAGGGGAAGAAGTTATTTATTGCCAAAAAGAATGGTAAGGAGATGATGGTGCTTAAGAAGGTCAGAAGGAAAGGAGCCCGACCTTCCCCTTGA
- the LOC122604177 gene encoding uncharacterized protein LOC122604177, translating to MSLESTPTEIQAKILKMLPVKPLTLIPIYNENHSLVQQEFIPTVPDLIKNIDDTSVVGSSHGLLCFNKRKSGISGALTDTVVLWNPSIRKSVGIQVPNMYDSLNDICHSFWEDNIIGFGVCPVTFDPTILKIECIDYKRKLKDVPGISLTWKVRVFTLSTGTWSILSTNLPRDSITLRWSHVVIDRFIYWDAFEIGASQSHFLIMSFDLTAKEFKQISLPDSLTNPLCSIKSISKLHESLVLFEYHREIEEDVSVCCLWMMKEQGVSRSFTKLYNINVPHATVKTLLGFRKTGELILETQKQIQRCFAELEVYDPKTEAIDNLGIDGDEYSFFMCSYMESFLMIDHLDGFTYSISN from the exons ATGTCTTTGGAATCCACCCCAACAGAAATTCAGGCAAAAATCTTGAAAATGCTACCTGTAAAGCCATTAACTCTAATTCCGATCT ATAATGAAAATCATAGTTTGGTGCAACAAGAATTTATTCCCACTGTTCCTGACCtcattaaaaatattgatgATACTAGTGTAGTTGGTAGCTCTCATGGTTTACTGTGTTTTAACAAAAGGAAATCTGGTATTTCCGGTGCTTTAACAGATACGGTTGTTCTTTGGAATCCGTCAATAAGGAAATCCGTTGGTATTCAAGTTCCAAATATGTATGATTCCCTTAATGATATATGCCATAGTTTTTGGGAAGATAATATAATTGGTTTTGGGGTTTGTCCTGTCACTTTTGATCCTACTATTCTCAAGATTGAATGCATTGATTATAAGCGGAAATTGAAAGATGTACCTGGCATTAGCCTCACTTGGAAAGTTCGAGTTTTTACTTTGAGCACTGGGACTTGGAGTATTCTATCTACCAATCTGCCCCGCGATTCAATTACACTTAGATGGTCCCACGTGGTTATCGACAGGTTTATTTATTGGGATGCTTTTGAAATTGGTGCATCTCAATCACATTTTCTGATAATGTCATTTGATTTGACTGCCAAGGAATTTAAACAGATAAGTCTCCCAGATAGCTTAACAAACCCGCTTTGTAGCATTAAGAGTATATCTAAGCTACATGAGTCTCTTGTTTTGTTTGAATACCATAGAGAGATTGAGGAAGACGTGTCAGTTTGTTGTTTGTGGATGATGAAGGAGCAAGGTGTTAGTAGATCGTTTACGAAGCTATACAACATCAACGTACCACATGCCACAGTGAAGACATTACTAGGATTTAGGAAGACCGGTGAACTTATACTGGAAACGCAAAAACAAATACAACGATGCTTTGCTGAACTTGAAGTCTACGATCCCAAAACAGAAGCCATTGATAATCTTGGGATTGATGGAGATGAGTATTCCTTCTTTATGTGTTCTTATATGGAATCATTTCTCATGATCGATCATTTAGATGGTTTTACATATTCCATTAGTAATTAA
- the LOC122602704 gene encoding uncharacterized protein LOC122602704, with protein sequence MFILLFDSMASDIGNEDRSETLTCNRINVFNHLILAIDTFLQPRSRLYLIYSSSDEVVDIAKRLLNLLKVGGYMFFGEMCSSQSEDHKLIDLESCNIRFNTLTN encoded by the exons ATGTTTATCTTACTGTTTGATTCTATGGCATCTGATATTGGAAACGAAGATAGGTCAGAG ACCTTAACTTGCAATCGAATCAATGTATTTAATCATCTTATTTTGGCTATTGATACATTTCTCCAACCAAGATCGAG GCTATATCTAATCTATTCATCTTCAGATGAG GTTGTGGACATTGCTAAAAGACTTCTAAATTTGCTGAAGGTAGGGGGATACATGTTCTTTGGAGAGATGTGCTCAAGCCAATCTGAAGACCATAAATTGATTGATCTAGAAAGTTGCAATATTCGATTTAACAcattaaccaattaa
- the LOC122604178 gene encoding putative F-box protein At1g47765: MSEYVPIEIQAEILKRLPLKPLIQFRSVSKSYKCLIDSPNFVDSYSVGHPQPPGDRFILRYVNYDPKYLTLVDNDDHSFAQQQLIPVFPDPFYTLSVVGGSHGLLCFYGYYEYRYHMFLLWNPAIRKSVGIQVPVMYDEKVGNIGFDDVVGFGVCPVTFDPTIIKIRCVNYKQKMKDMPDISVPWKVRVFTLSTGTWSILSTDLPREAIRLSGSQVVIDRFIYWLAYDYMLEMKMVDLNHIL; this comes from the coding sequence atgtcAGAGTATGTACCGATAGAAATTCAGGCGGAAATCTTGAAAAGGCTTCCTTTAAAGCCGTTAATCCAATTCCGATCTGTATCAAAATCATATAAGTGTTTGATCGACAGCCCCAATTTCGTTGATTCTTACAGTGTTGGTCATCCTCAGCCCCCCGGTGATCGTTTCATTCTAAGGTACGTAAATTATGACCCTAAATATCTAACTTTGGTCGATAATGATGATCATAGTTTTGCTCAACAACAACTTATTCCCGTTTTTCCTGACCCCTTTTACACACTTAGTGTCGTTGGTGGCTCTCATGGTTTGTTGTGCTTTTACGGTTATTACGAATATCGATACCAtatgttccttctttggaatcCTGCGATACGGAAATCCGTTGGTATTCAAGTGCCAGTTATGTATGATGAAAAAGTTGGGAATATTGGATTTGATGATGTTGTTGGTTTTGGGGTTTGTCCTGTCACTTTTGATCCTACTATTATCAAGATTAGATGTGTTAATTATAAGcagaaaatgaaagatatgcCTGACATTAGCGTTCCTTGGAAAGTTCGAGTTTTTACTTTGAGTACTGGGACTTGGAGTATTCTATCTACCGATCTGCCCCGTGAAGCTATTAGACTTAGTGGGTCTCAGGTTGTTATCGATAGGTTTATTTATTGGCTTGCTTATGATTATATGCTTGAGATGAAGATGGTCGATCTCAATCACATTCTCTGA